One window from the genome of Salvia miltiorrhiza cultivar Shanhuang (shh) chromosome 7, IMPLAD_Smil_shh, whole genome shotgun sequence encodes:
- the LOC130992753 gene encoding abscisic acid receptor PYR1: protein MEQVEDAIPTTGTSESSTAEPPSAHHTLVPPGLTPEEFEDLKPAVAEFHNYRVNAGQCSSILAQRVHAPPQDVWSIVRHFDKPQTYKHFIKSCSVREGFSVRVGELRDVSVISGLPAATSTERLDILDDERRVTGFSIIGGDHRLRNYRSVTSVHELPGGGGGGISTIVLESYAVDVPEGNTEEDTRLFADTVVKLNLQKLASVAEARATID, encoded by the coding sequence atggAGCAAGTTGAAGATGCGATTCCAACAACGGGAACATCAGAATCATCTACAGCGGAGCCGCCTAGCGCTCACCACACACTAGTTCCGCCAGGGCTGACACCGGAGGAGTTCGAAGATCTCAAACCGGCGGTGGCGGAATTCCATAATTACAGGGTCAACGCCGGCCAATGCTCCTCCATACTGGCGCAGCGCGTGCACGCGCCGCCACAGGACGTCTGGTCCATCGTCCGCCACTTCGACAAGCCGCAGACGTACAAGCACTTCATCAAGAGCTGCAGTGTGCGGGAGGGCTTCAGCGTGCGCGTCGGCGAGCTGCGCGACGTCAGCGTCATATCGGGGCTGCCGGCCGCCACCAGCACCGAGCGGCTCGACATCCTCGACGACGAGCGGCGCGTGACCGGCTTCAGCATCATCGGCGGGGACCACCGCCTGCGGAACTACCGCTCGGTGACTTCCGTGCACGAGCtccccggcggcggcggcggcgggatCTCCACCATCGTGCTGGAATCGTACGCGGTGGACGTGCCGGAGGGGAACACGGAGGAGGACACGCGCCTCTTCGCCGACACCGTCGTGAAGCTCAACCTCCAGAAGCTCGCCTCCGTCGCCGAAGCTAGGGCAACCATCGATTGA